One Siniperca chuatsi isolate FFG_IHB_CAS linkage group LG8, ASM2008510v1, whole genome shotgun sequence DNA segment encodes these proteins:
- the LOC122880527 gene encoding uncharacterized protein LOC122880527 isoform X1 encodes MLIVFYLLLMLRVGRSTDDLIFVTKTVGVGDDVTLTCTREKSEYKATLFWIRLVSGNLPEILAGTLAIDFNDINKTLPRFTAKQEPGTFLLHISTTKLSDTGVYYCIKVNQLDMKFVMGTFLRIKGPEPDITAIIQVPPSDPVRPGDSVTLQCSVLSDSENKTCPGAHSVYWFRAGSDESHPSVIYAHGNSGDECEKSLEARSPQKCVYNFSKKVSSSDAGTYYCAVATCGEILFGNGTKLDIQGTSLWSQKANALIFLLCAVLAISLIVTAFLINTIKTNKSDCCNDAVALQKKKVVVRKVNRDEDTWVYSAVVFTVMKTDSGSIKDGKAAERERIYAAVKAFGLD; translated from the exons ATGCTGATcgtattttatttactgttgatGCTCAGAGTGGGGC gATCCACAGATGATCTGATCTTTGTGACAAAGACTGTTGGTGTTGGAGATGATGTGACTTTGACGTGTACCCGCGAGAAATCGGAGTACAAAGCAACCTTGTTTTGGATCAGGCTTGTTTCTGGAAACTTGCCTGAAATTTTGGCAGGAACACTTGCCATTGATTTTAATGATATTAATAAGACTCTTCCTCGCTTTACAGCAAAACAAGAGCCTGGAACCTTTCTCCTGCATATTAGTACAACAAAGTTAAGCGATACTGGAGTTTACTACTGTATAAAAGTAAACCAACTTGACATGAAATTTGTGATGGGAACATTTCTAAGAATTAAAG GACCAGAACCTGATATCACTGCCATCATTCAAGTCCCTCCATCTGATCCAGTCCGTCCAGGAGACTCAGTGACTCTGCAGTGTTCAGtcctctctgactctgagaaCAAAACATGTCCAGGAGCTCACAGTGTGTACTGGTTCAGAGCCGGATCAGATGAGTCTCATCCCAGTGTCATTTACGCTCATGGAAACAGTGGTGATGAATGTGAGAAGAGTCTTGAGGCTCGCTCTCCACAGAAATGTGTCTACAACTTCTCTAAGAAGGTCAGCTCCTCTGATGCTGGGACTTATTACTGTGCTGTGGCCACATGTGGGGAGATCTTATTTGGAAATGGAACAAAACTGGACATTCAAG GAACCAGTCTTTGGTCACAGAAGGCCAATGCActtatttttctgctgtgtgCTGTCTTGGCTATAAGTCTGATTGTTACGGCCTTCCTCATTAACACCATCAAGACAAACAAGTCTGATTGTTGCAACG ATGCTGTTgcccttcaaaaaaaaaaagtggtggtAAGAAAAGTCAACAG AGATGAGGACACATGGGTTTATTCTGCTGTCGTCTTCACCGTGATGAAAACTGACAGTGGTTCAATAAAGGATGGAAAagcggcagagagagagaggatctACGCTGCTGTCAAGGCTTTTGGGTTGGATTAG
- the LOC122880527 gene encoding signal-regulatory protein beta-2-like isoform X2, with translation MLIVFYLLLMLRVGPKQEPGTFLLHISTTKLSDTGVYYCIKVNQLDMKFVMGTFLRIKGPEPDITAIIQVPPSDPVRPGDSVTLQCSVLSDSENKTCPGAHSVYWFRAGSDESHPSVIYAHGNSGDECEKSLEARSPQKCVYNFSKKVSSSDAGTYYCAVATCGEILFGNGTKLDIQGTSLWSQKANALIFLLCAVLAISLIVTAFLINTIKTNKSDCCNDAVALQKKKVVVRKVNRDEDTWVYSAVVFTVMKTDSGSIKDGKAAERERIYAAVKAFGLD, from the exons ATGCTGATcgtattttatttactgttgatGCTCAGAGTGGGGC CAAAACAAGAGCCTGGAACCTTTCTCCTGCATATTAGTACAACAAAGTTAAGCGATACTGGAGTTTACTACTGTATAAAAGTAAACCAACTTGACATGAAATTTGTGATGGGAACATTTCTAAGAATTAAAG GACCAGAACCTGATATCACTGCCATCATTCAAGTCCCTCCATCTGATCCAGTCCGTCCAGGAGACTCAGTGACTCTGCAGTGTTCAGtcctctctgactctgagaaCAAAACATGTCCAGGAGCTCACAGTGTGTACTGGTTCAGAGCCGGATCAGATGAGTCTCATCCCAGTGTCATTTACGCTCATGGAAACAGTGGTGATGAATGTGAGAAGAGTCTTGAGGCTCGCTCTCCACAGAAATGTGTCTACAACTTCTCTAAGAAGGTCAGCTCCTCTGATGCTGGGACTTATTACTGTGCTGTGGCCACATGTGGGGAGATCTTATTTGGAAATGGAACAAAACTGGACATTCAAG GAACCAGTCTTTGGTCACAGAAGGCCAATGCActtatttttctgctgtgtgCTGTCTTGGCTATAAGTCTGATTGTTACGGCCTTCCTCATTAACACCATCAAGACAAACAAGTCTGATTGTTGCAACG ATGCTGTTgcccttcaaaaaaaaaaagtggtggtAAGAAAAGTCAACAG AGATGAGGACACATGGGTTTATTCTGCTGTCGTCTTCACCGTGATGAAAACTGACAGTGGTTCAATAAAGGATGGAAAagcggcagagagagagaggatctACGCTGCTGTCAAGGCTTTTGGGTTGGATTAG
- the LOC122880525 gene encoding uncharacterized protein LOC122880525 isoform X3, which translates to MIGRLAALILLSTMSLIQTAEVPHQLSLTVFELGDNFTFHCPVSETESKYLYWHKQSLGYMVQTIAAVIHSKISVTEQFKDSRLTVTKGDTQYFLTIRNVSKEDEATYFCQSGAAYSKSFINGIFLAVIDRNQQKSVNVKQSPETASVQPGGSVTLQCSLLSKNKEDQCPGEHSVYWFRAGSGESHPGVIYTHRNSSDEQEERSCVYSLSKTIHNSSDTGTYYCAVVTCGEILFAEGTKVETRSELDPVVLVLGVLLACCVTVIAVLIFYVNQRNVCEHCKAAMSDSYHLGHDKSTVDQSNDLAGEAKVVNYTALDFSTRKVKRGKKKEDYMTECMYSVVRADCHNQQHPSL; encoded by the exons ATGATCGGAAGACTGGCTGCTTTGATTCTACTTAGTACAATGT CTCTGATTCAAACTGCAGAGGTTCCTCACCAGCTCTCTTTGACTGTGTTTGAACTTGGTGACAATTTTACTTTTCACTGTCCAGTTTCTGAGACGGAGAGCAAATACTTATACTGGCATAAGCAGTCTCTTGGATATATGGTACAAACGATCGCTGCTGTCATTCATAGCAAAATATCAGTTACTGAACAATTTAAAGACTCACGTCTTACAGTCACAAAAGGGGATACTCAGTATTTTCTCACAATCAGAAATGTCAGCAAAGAGGATGAAGCAACATACTTCTGTCAAAGTGGAGCAGCGTATTCAAAGAGTTTTATTAATGGCATCTTCTTGGCTGTGATTG ATCGTAACCAGCAGAAATCTGTCAACGTGAAACAAAGTCCAGAAACAGCATCAGTCCAGCCGGGCGGCTCGGTGACTCTCCAGTGTTCACTTCTCTCCAAGAACAAAGAAGACCAGTGTCCAGGTGAACACAGTGTGTACTGGTTCAGAGCTGGATCAGGAGAATCCCATCCAGGTGTTATTTACACTCACAGGAACAGCAGTGATGAACAAGAGGAAAGGAGCTGTGTCTACAGTCTGTCCAAAACTATACACAACTCCTCTGATACTGGGACTTACTACTGTGCTGTGGTCACATGTGGAGAGATCCTGTTTGCTGAAGGAACCAAAGTGGAGACAA GATCAGAACTGGACCCAGTTGTCCTTGTGCTTGGAGTGCTGTTGGCCTGCTGTGTGACTGTGATTGCCGTCCTTATTTTCTACGTAAATCAGAGGAACGTTTGTGAACACTGCAAAG cagCAATGAGTGATTCCTATCATCTTGGACACGACAAGTCAACTGTGGATCAATCAAATGATCTG GCTGGTGAAGCAAAAGTAGTGAACTATACAGCACTGGATTTCTCCACAAGGAAAGTgaaaagagggaagaagaaggaagacTACATGACAGAGTGTATGTATTCTGTTGTTCGAGCAGATTGCCACAACCAGCAACACCCCTCTCTATAG
- the LOC122880523 gene encoding uncharacterized protein LOC122880523 isoform X2: protein MIGRLAALILLSTMSLIQTAEVPHQLSLTVFELGDNFTFHCPVSETESKYLYWHKQSLGYMVQMIAAVVFGKITLSEQFKDSRFTVTKGDTQYFLTIRNVSKEDEATYFCQNGTAYLQSFVKGIFLAVIDRNQQKSVNVKQSPETASVQPGGSVTLQCSLLSKNKEGQCPGEHSVYWFRAGSGESHPGVIYTHRNSSDEQEERSCVYSLSKTIHNSSDTGTYYCAVVTCGEILFGEGTKVETNKCLLGNVTDSGSELDPVVLVLGVLLACCVTVIAVLIFYVNQRKVCEHCKAAMGDSHHLGHDKSTVNQSNDLAGEAKVVNYAALDFSTRKVKRGKKKDEYMTECMYSVVRADCHNQQHPSL from the exons ATGATCGGAAGACTGGCTGCTTTGATTCTACTTAGTACAATGT CTCTGATTCAAACTGCAGAGGTTCCTCACCAGCTCTCTTTGACTGTGTTTGAACTTGGTGACAATTTTACTTTTCACTGTCCAGTTTCTGAGACGGAGAGCAAATACTTATACTGGCATAAGCAGTCTCTTGGATATATGGTCCAAATGATCGCTGCTGTAGTTTTTGGCAAAATAACACTTAGTGAACAATTTAAAGACTCACGTTTCACAGTCACAAAAGGGGATACTCAGTATTTTCTCACAATCAGAAATGTCAGCAAAGAGGATGAAGCAACATACTTCTGTCAAAATGGAACAGCGTATTTACAGAGTTTTGTTAAAGGCATCTTCTTGGCTGTGATTG ATCGTAACCAGCAGAAATCTGTCAACGTGAAACAAAGTCCAGAAACAGCATCAGTCCAGCCGGGCGGCTCGGTGACTCTCCAGTGTTCACTTCTCTCCAAGAACAAAGAAGGCCAGTGTCCAGGTGAACACAGCGTGTACTGGTTCAGAGCTGGATCAGGAGAATCCCATCCAGGTGTTATTTACACTCACAGGAACAGCAGTGATGAACAAGAGGAAAGGAGCTGTGTCTACAGTCTGTCCAAAACTATACACAACTCCTCTGATACTGGGACTTACTACTGTGCTGTGGTCACATGTGGAGAGATCCTGTTTGGTGAAGGAACCAAAGTGGAAACAA ATAAATGTCTCTTAGGAAATGTTACTGATTCAGGATCAGAACTGGACCCAGTTGTCCTTGTGCTCGGAGTGCTGTTGGCCTGCTGTGTGACTGTGATTGCCGTCCTTATTTTCTACGTAAATCAAAGGAAAGTTTGTGAACATTGCAAAG cagCAATGGGTGATTCCCATCATCTTGGACACGACAAGTCAACTGTGAATCAATCAAATGATCTG GCTGGTGAAGCAAAAGTAGTGAACTATGCAGCACTGGATTTCTCCACAAGGAAAGTgaaaagagggaagaagaaggaCGAATACATGACAGAGTGTATGTATTCTGTTGTTCGAGCAGATTGCCACAACCAGCAACACCCCTCTCTATAG
- the LOC122880523 gene encoding uncharacterized protein LOC122880523 isoform X3 produces the protein MIGRLAALILLSTMSLIQTAEVPHQLSLTVFELGDNFTFHCPVSETESKYLYWHKQSLGYMVQMIAAVVFGKITLSEQFKDSRFTVTKGDTQYFLTIRNVSKEDEATYFCQNGTAYLQSFVKGIFLAVIDRNQQKSVNVKQSPETASVQPGGSVTLQCSLLSKNKEGQCPGEHSVYWFRAGSGESHPGVIYTHRNSSDEQEERSCVYSLSKTIHNSSDTGTYYCAVVTCGEILFGEGTKVETRSELDPVVLVLGVLLACCVTVIAVLIFYVNQRKVCEHCKAAMGDSHHLGHDKSTVNQSNDLAGEAKVVNYAALDFSTRKVKRGKKKDEYMTECMYSVVRADCHNQQHPSL, from the exons ATGATCGGAAGACTGGCTGCTTTGATTCTACTTAGTACAATGT CTCTGATTCAAACTGCAGAGGTTCCTCACCAGCTCTCTTTGACTGTGTTTGAACTTGGTGACAATTTTACTTTTCACTGTCCAGTTTCTGAGACGGAGAGCAAATACTTATACTGGCATAAGCAGTCTCTTGGATATATGGTCCAAATGATCGCTGCTGTAGTTTTTGGCAAAATAACACTTAGTGAACAATTTAAAGACTCACGTTTCACAGTCACAAAAGGGGATACTCAGTATTTTCTCACAATCAGAAATGTCAGCAAAGAGGATGAAGCAACATACTTCTGTCAAAATGGAACAGCGTATTTACAGAGTTTTGTTAAAGGCATCTTCTTGGCTGTGATTG ATCGTAACCAGCAGAAATCTGTCAACGTGAAACAAAGTCCAGAAACAGCATCAGTCCAGCCGGGCGGCTCGGTGACTCTCCAGTGTTCACTTCTCTCCAAGAACAAAGAAGGCCAGTGTCCAGGTGAACACAGCGTGTACTGGTTCAGAGCTGGATCAGGAGAATCCCATCCAGGTGTTATTTACACTCACAGGAACAGCAGTGATGAACAAGAGGAAAGGAGCTGTGTCTACAGTCTGTCCAAAACTATACACAACTCCTCTGATACTGGGACTTACTACTGTGCTGTGGTCACATGTGGAGAGATCCTGTTTGGTGAAGGAACCAAAGTGGAAACAA GATCAGAACTGGACCCAGTTGTCCTTGTGCTCGGAGTGCTGTTGGCCTGCTGTGTGACTGTGATTGCCGTCCTTATTTTCTACGTAAATCAAAGGAAAGTTTGTGAACATTGCAAAG cagCAATGGGTGATTCCCATCATCTTGGACACGACAAGTCAACTGTGAATCAATCAAATGATCTG GCTGGTGAAGCAAAAGTAGTGAACTATGCAGCACTGGATTTCTCCACAAGGAAAGTgaaaagagggaagaagaaggaCGAATACATGACAGAGTGTATGTATTCTGTTGTTCGAGCAGATTGCCACAACCAGCAACACCCCTCTCTATAG
- the LOC122880523 gene encoding uncharacterized protein LOC122880523 isoform X1: MIGRLAALILLSTMSLIQTAEVPHQLSLTVFELGDNFTFHCPVSETESKYLYWHKQSLGYMVQMIAAVVFGKITLSEQFKDSRFTVTKGDTQYFLTIRNVSKEDEATYFCQNGTAYLQSFVKGIFLAVIDRNQQKSVNVKQSPETASVQPGGSVTLQCSLLSKNKEGQCPGEHSVYWFRAGSGESHPGVIYTHRNSSDEQEERSCVYSLSKTIHNSSDTGTYYCAVVTCGEILFGEGTKVETIFSPDKCLLGNVTDSGSELDPVVLVLGVLLACCVTVIAVLIFYVNQRKVCEHCKAAMGDSHHLGHDKSTVNQSNDLAGEAKVVNYAALDFSTRKVKRGKKKDEYMTECMYSVVRADCHNQQHPSL; encoded by the exons ATGATCGGAAGACTGGCTGCTTTGATTCTACTTAGTACAATGT CTCTGATTCAAACTGCAGAGGTTCCTCACCAGCTCTCTTTGACTGTGTTTGAACTTGGTGACAATTTTACTTTTCACTGTCCAGTTTCTGAGACGGAGAGCAAATACTTATACTGGCATAAGCAGTCTCTTGGATATATGGTCCAAATGATCGCTGCTGTAGTTTTTGGCAAAATAACACTTAGTGAACAATTTAAAGACTCACGTTTCACAGTCACAAAAGGGGATACTCAGTATTTTCTCACAATCAGAAATGTCAGCAAAGAGGATGAAGCAACATACTTCTGTCAAAATGGAACAGCGTATTTACAGAGTTTTGTTAAAGGCATCTTCTTGGCTGTGATTG ATCGTAACCAGCAGAAATCTGTCAACGTGAAACAAAGTCCAGAAACAGCATCAGTCCAGCCGGGCGGCTCGGTGACTCTCCAGTGTTCACTTCTCTCCAAGAACAAAGAAGGCCAGTGTCCAGGTGAACACAGCGTGTACTGGTTCAGAGCTGGATCAGGAGAATCCCATCCAGGTGTTATTTACACTCACAGGAACAGCAGTGATGAACAAGAGGAAAGGAGCTGTGTCTACAGTCTGTCCAAAACTATACACAACTCCTCTGATACTGGGACTTACTACTGTGCTGTGGTCACATGTGGAGAGATCCTGTTTGGTGAAGGAACCAAAGTGGAAACAA TTTTTTCCCCAGATAAATGTCTCTTAGGAAATGTTACTGATTCAGGATCAGAACTGGACCCAGTTGTCCTTGTGCTCGGAGTGCTGTTGGCCTGCTGTGTGACTGTGATTGCCGTCCTTATTTTCTACGTAAATCAAAGGAAAGTTTGTGAACATTGCAAAG cagCAATGGGTGATTCCCATCATCTTGGACACGACAAGTCAACTGTGAATCAATCAAATGATCTG GCTGGTGAAGCAAAAGTAGTGAACTATGCAGCACTGGATTTCTCCACAAGGAAAGTgaaaagagggaagaagaaggaCGAATACATGACAGAGTGTATGTATTCTGTTGTTCGAGCAGATTGCCACAACCAGCAACACCCCTCTCTATAG
- the LOC122880525 gene encoding uncharacterized protein LOC122880525 isoform X1 yields the protein MIGRLAALILLSTMSLIQTAEVPHQLSLTVFELGDNFTFHCPVSETESKYLYWHKQSLGYMVQTIAAVIHSKISVTEQFKDSRLTVTKGDTQYFLTIRNVSKEDEATYFCQSGAAYSKSFINGIFLAVIDRNQQKSVNVKQSPETASVQPGGSVTLQCSLLSKNKEDQCPGEHSVYWFRAGSGESHPGVIYTHRNSSDEQEERSCVYSLSKTIHNSSDTGTYYCAVVTCGEILFAEGTKVETNKCLLGNVTDSGSELDPVVLVLGVLLACCVTVIAVLIFYVNQRNVCEHCKAAMSDSYHLGHDKSTVDQSNDLAGEAKVVNYTALDFSTRKVKRGKKKEDYMTECMYSVVRADCHNQQHPSL from the exons ATGATCGGAAGACTGGCTGCTTTGATTCTACTTAGTACAATGT CTCTGATTCAAACTGCAGAGGTTCCTCACCAGCTCTCTTTGACTGTGTTTGAACTTGGTGACAATTTTACTTTTCACTGTCCAGTTTCTGAGACGGAGAGCAAATACTTATACTGGCATAAGCAGTCTCTTGGATATATGGTACAAACGATCGCTGCTGTCATTCATAGCAAAATATCAGTTACTGAACAATTTAAAGACTCACGTCTTACAGTCACAAAAGGGGATACTCAGTATTTTCTCACAATCAGAAATGTCAGCAAAGAGGATGAAGCAACATACTTCTGTCAAAGTGGAGCAGCGTATTCAAAGAGTTTTATTAATGGCATCTTCTTGGCTGTGATTG ATCGTAACCAGCAGAAATCTGTCAACGTGAAACAAAGTCCAGAAACAGCATCAGTCCAGCCGGGCGGCTCGGTGACTCTCCAGTGTTCACTTCTCTCCAAGAACAAAGAAGACCAGTGTCCAGGTGAACACAGTGTGTACTGGTTCAGAGCTGGATCAGGAGAATCCCATCCAGGTGTTATTTACACTCACAGGAACAGCAGTGATGAACAAGAGGAAAGGAGCTGTGTCTACAGTCTGTCCAAAACTATACACAACTCCTCTGATACTGGGACTTACTACTGTGCTGTGGTCACATGTGGAGAGATCCTGTTTGCTGAAGGAACCAAAGTGGAGACAA ATAAATGTCTCTTAGGAAATGTTACTGATTCAGGATCAGAACTGGACCCAGTTGTCCTTGTGCTTGGAGTGCTGTTGGCCTGCTGTGTGACTGTGATTGCCGTCCTTATTTTCTACGTAAATCAGAGGAACGTTTGTGAACACTGCAAAG cagCAATGAGTGATTCCTATCATCTTGGACACGACAAGTCAACTGTGGATCAATCAAATGATCTG GCTGGTGAAGCAAAAGTAGTGAACTATACAGCACTGGATTTCTCCACAAGGAAAGTgaaaagagggaagaagaaggaagacTACATGACAGAGTGTATGTATTCTGTTGTTCGAGCAGATTGCCACAACCAGCAACACCCCTCTCTATAG
- the LOC122880525 gene encoding uncharacterized protein LOC122880525 isoform X2, with translation MIGRLAALILLSTMSLIQTAEVPHQLSLTVFELGDNFTFHCPVSETESKYLYWHKQSLGYMVQTIAAVIHSKISVTEQFKDSRLTVTKGDTQYFLTIRNVSKEDEATYFCQSGAAYSKSFINGIFLAVIDRNQQKSVNVKQSPETASVQPGGSVTLQCSLLSKNKEDQCPGEHSVYWFRAGSGESHPGVIYTHRNSSDEQEERSCVYSLSKTIHNSSDTGTYYCAVVTCGEILFAEGTKVETNKCLLGNVTDSGSELDPVVLVLGVLLACCVTVIAVLIFYVNQRNVCEHCKAMSDSYHLGHDKSTVDQSNDLAGEAKVVNYTALDFSTRKVKRGKKKEDYMTECMYSVVRADCHNQQHPSL, from the exons ATGATCGGAAGACTGGCTGCTTTGATTCTACTTAGTACAATGT CTCTGATTCAAACTGCAGAGGTTCCTCACCAGCTCTCTTTGACTGTGTTTGAACTTGGTGACAATTTTACTTTTCACTGTCCAGTTTCTGAGACGGAGAGCAAATACTTATACTGGCATAAGCAGTCTCTTGGATATATGGTACAAACGATCGCTGCTGTCATTCATAGCAAAATATCAGTTACTGAACAATTTAAAGACTCACGTCTTACAGTCACAAAAGGGGATACTCAGTATTTTCTCACAATCAGAAATGTCAGCAAAGAGGATGAAGCAACATACTTCTGTCAAAGTGGAGCAGCGTATTCAAAGAGTTTTATTAATGGCATCTTCTTGGCTGTGATTG ATCGTAACCAGCAGAAATCTGTCAACGTGAAACAAAGTCCAGAAACAGCATCAGTCCAGCCGGGCGGCTCGGTGACTCTCCAGTGTTCACTTCTCTCCAAGAACAAAGAAGACCAGTGTCCAGGTGAACACAGTGTGTACTGGTTCAGAGCTGGATCAGGAGAATCCCATCCAGGTGTTATTTACACTCACAGGAACAGCAGTGATGAACAAGAGGAAAGGAGCTGTGTCTACAGTCTGTCCAAAACTATACACAACTCCTCTGATACTGGGACTTACTACTGTGCTGTGGTCACATGTGGAGAGATCCTGTTTGCTGAAGGAACCAAAGTGGAGACAA ATAAATGTCTCTTAGGAAATGTTACTGATTCAGGATCAGAACTGGACCCAGTTGTCCTTGTGCTTGGAGTGCTGTTGGCCTGCTGTGTGACTGTGATTGCCGTCCTTATTTTCTACGTAAATCAGAGGAACGTTTGTGAACACTGCAAAG CAATGAGTGATTCCTATCATCTTGGACACGACAAGTCAACTGTGGATCAATCAAATGATCTG GCTGGTGAAGCAAAAGTAGTGAACTATACAGCACTGGATTTCTCCACAAGGAAAGTgaaaagagggaagaagaaggaagacTACATGACAGAGTGTATGTATTCTGTTGTTCGAGCAGATTGCCACAACCAGCAACACCCCTCTCTATAG
- the LOC122880525 gene encoding uncharacterized protein LOC122880525 isoform X4 has product MIGRLAALILLSTMSLIQTAEVPHQLSLTVFELGDNFTFHCPVSETESKYLYWHKQSLGYMVQTIAAVIHSKISVTEQFKDSRLTVTKGDTQYFLTIRNVSKEDEATYFCQSGAAYSKSFINGIFLAVIDRNQQKSVNVKQSPETASVQPGGSVTLQCSLLSKNKEDQCPGEHSVYWFRAGSGESHPGVIYTHRNSSDEQEERSCVYSLSKTIHNSSDTGTYYCAVVTCGEILFAEGTKVETNKCLLGNVTDSGSELDPVVLVLGVLLACCVTVIAVLIFYVNQRNVCEHCKAAMSDSYHLGHDKSTVDQSNDLVSEERL; this is encoded by the exons ATGATCGGAAGACTGGCTGCTTTGATTCTACTTAGTACAATGT CTCTGATTCAAACTGCAGAGGTTCCTCACCAGCTCTCTTTGACTGTGTTTGAACTTGGTGACAATTTTACTTTTCACTGTCCAGTTTCTGAGACGGAGAGCAAATACTTATACTGGCATAAGCAGTCTCTTGGATATATGGTACAAACGATCGCTGCTGTCATTCATAGCAAAATATCAGTTACTGAACAATTTAAAGACTCACGTCTTACAGTCACAAAAGGGGATACTCAGTATTTTCTCACAATCAGAAATGTCAGCAAAGAGGATGAAGCAACATACTTCTGTCAAAGTGGAGCAGCGTATTCAAAGAGTTTTATTAATGGCATCTTCTTGGCTGTGATTG ATCGTAACCAGCAGAAATCTGTCAACGTGAAACAAAGTCCAGAAACAGCATCAGTCCAGCCGGGCGGCTCGGTGACTCTCCAGTGTTCACTTCTCTCCAAGAACAAAGAAGACCAGTGTCCAGGTGAACACAGTGTGTACTGGTTCAGAGCTGGATCAGGAGAATCCCATCCAGGTGTTATTTACACTCACAGGAACAGCAGTGATGAACAAGAGGAAAGGAGCTGTGTCTACAGTCTGTCCAAAACTATACACAACTCCTCTGATACTGGGACTTACTACTGTGCTGTGGTCACATGTGGAGAGATCCTGTTTGCTGAAGGAACCAAAGTGGAGACAA ATAAATGTCTCTTAGGAAATGTTACTGATTCAGGATCAGAACTGGACCCAGTTGTCCTTGTGCTTGGAGTGCTGTTGGCCTGCTGTGTGACTGTGATTGCCGTCCTTATTTTCTACGTAAATCAGAGGAACGTTTGTGAACACTGCAAAG cagCAATGAGTGATTCCTATCATCTTGGACACGACAAGTCAACTGTGGATCAATCAAATGATCTG gtttctgaagagcggTTGTGA